From Halotia branconii CENA392, the proteins below share one genomic window:
- a CDS encoding ATP phosphoribosyltransferase regulatory subunit, protein MVYQPAAGARDLLPLDVAQKRWIEDRLQQVFHRWGYHRIITSTLERMDTLMAGEAIQRQMVIQLQNGEDEELGLRPELTASIARAVVTRMAGVTYPQRLYYNANVFRRTWANRHNRQQEFYQAGVELLGVGGLLANTEVLLLAGNCLTALGLQDWHLILGEAGITRSLLDAFPADLRSQVRSAIANLDRITIDNLPLSDQLRERARIMLDLRGNSTDVLQKVSSLNLDAEQQEAVNNLKSLVELLESGRKIPIILDLSLIQTIDYYTGIVFEVVSNHGSQARVLGRGGRYDQLLGLYHPQKQKIPGIGFVLNIEDLYQVLLPTQQLPQATPVSDWLIVPETPTAEAAAFTYAQKLRESTNLVRVEMDLGGRDAQAIRQYARDRSIAQIAWIKADGSPTIEALR, encoded by the coding sequence ATGGTGTATCAACCAGCAGCGGGAGCAAGAGATTTATTACCTTTAGATGTCGCTCAAAAACGCTGGATTGAAGATAGATTACAGCAGGTATTTCATCGCTGGGGATATCACAGGATTATCACCTCAACGCTGGAGCGCATGGATACGCTAATGGCGGGGGAAGCAATTCAGCGCCAAATGGTGATTCAACTGCAAAATGGCGAAGATGAAGAATTAGGATTGCGTCCAGAGTTAACAGCCTCTATTGCTCGTGCTGTTGTCACGCGTATGGCAGGGGTTACTTATCCGCAACGGTTGTACTACAATGCCAACGTCTTCCGCCGCACTTGGGCAAACAGGCACAATCGCCAACAAGAGTTTTATCAAGCTGGAGTTGAGTTGTTAGGTGTAGGCGGATTGCTGGCAAATACAGAAGTACTATTGTTAGCCGGAAATTGCTTGACTGCATTGGGTTTACAAGATTGGCATTTAATTTTAGGTGAAGCAGGAATTACGCGATCGCTTTTGGATGCCTTTCCTGCTGATTTACGGTCTCAGGTACGAAGTGCGATCGCTAATCTTGACCGCATTACTATAGATAACTTGCCTTTGAGTGATCAACTGCGCGAACGTGCCAGAATCATGCTAGATCTGCGCGGAAATAGTACCGATGTATTACAAAAAGTCAGTTCTTTAAATTTAGATGCAGAGCAACAAGAAGCTGTTAATAACTTGAAATCACTAGTAGAATTACTAGAATCTGGGAGAAAAATCCCCATTATTCTTGACCTTAGCTTGATCCAAACCATAGACTACTACACTGGCATTGTCTTTGAAGTGGTCAGTAATCATGGGTCGCAAGCACGAGTTTTAGGGCGGGGTGGTCGCTATGACCAACTTTTAGGACTATATCATCCCCAAAAACAAAAAATTCCTGGAATTGGTTTTGTACTCAATATCGAAGACTTATATCAAGTTCTTTTACCCACTCAGCAATTACCACAGGCAACCCCAGTGAGTGACTGGCTAATTGTACCAGAGACACCAACTGCTGAAGCTGCTGCTTTTACATACGCCCAAAAGCTGCGTGAGTCTACTAATTTGGTGCGGGTGGAAATGGATTTAGGCGGCAGAGATGCACAAGCCATTCGGCAATATGCACGCGATCGCAGTATTGCTCAAATCGCTTGGATCAAAGCCGATGGTTCACCAACCATTGAAGCATTGCGTTAA
- a CDS encoding ABC transporter ATP-binding protein, whose translation MNSKLRSANTVLSHLLKTLSLVWSASGYWTLAWIILVLVQGLLPAALISLTPRVVNALVQVSGTGISGASIQKVLVPVGLMAGIMLVGELLNSAAEWIRTAQSELVQDHISGLIHQQSVAVDYGFYEYSEYNDKLNRAREGASGRSLALLESTGSLMQNSVTLLAMAAVLLPYGLWLPTILVISAFPAFFILLYLNKAHYRWSQRTTTDRRWLMYYDYLLTNSTMAAEVRLFDFADYFQSSYQNLRRRLRKEQLKFLKDQTIGRFFAAIIALIITGIALGWMGRQVLLGILTLGDLALFFQAFNQGQNIVKSLLGSLGQIYRNSLFIGNLFEFLQIKPEIINPPNPIPAPSALKQDIKFRQVTFRYPGTQEAVLDNFNLTLPAGKIVAIVGDNGAGKSTLIKLLCRFYDPNSGSIELDGIDLRDFSVKELRRLITVLFQSPIPYYTTAKENIALGDVAAASNQLEIEAAAQASGIHEKISRLPLGYNTMLGKLFPEGTDLSGGQWQRLALARAFFRRAQIIILDEPTSAMDPWAEHDWLERFRSLASGRTAIVITHRFTLAMQADIIHVMRAGQIVESGSHDQLLNLDGLYAQSWRDQMEAGSSTTVKNSLI comes from the coding sequence TTGAACAGCAAACTCCGTAGCGCTAATACCGTACTCTCTCATTTATTGAAAACTCTCAGCTTAGTCTGGAGTGCTTCTGGTTACTGGACTTTAGCGTGGATAATTTTGGTGCTGGTTCAAGGATTACTACCTGCTGCGTTGATTTCTCTTACACCACGAGTAGTTAATGCTTTAGTACAAGTTAGTGGAACTGGCATTTCTGGGGCAAGTATTCAGAAGGTTCTTGTACCAGTGGGGTTGATGGCAGGCATTATGCTAGTAGGGGAATTGTTAAATAGTGCTGCGGAATGGATTCGCACAGCTCAATCAGAATTAGTACAAGATCACATCAGCGGTTTAATTCATCAACAGTCAGTGGCAGTAGATTATGGCTTTTATGAATACTCTGAGTATAATGATAAACTTAACCGTGCCCGCGAAGGAGCTAGTGGGCGATCGCTTGCTTTACTAGAAAGCACTGGTAGCTTAATGCAAAACAGCGTCACTTTGTTAGCGATGGCTGCGGTTTTGCTGCCCTATGGATTGTGGTTGCCTACAATTCTGGTGATTAGTGCTTTTCCAGCCTTCTTTATTTTACTGTATCTCAACAAAGCCCATTATCGATGGTCACAACGTACCACAACCGATCGCCGTTGGCTGATGTATTATGATTATCTGCTGACAAACAGTACTATGGCGGCAGAAGTCAGATTATTTGACTTTGCTGATTACTTCCAATCGTCTTATCAAAATCTGCGCCGACGACTGAGAAAAGAACAATTAAAATTCCTCAAAGACCAAACTATTGGTCGCTTTTTTGCAGCAATTATTGCCTTAATTATTACTGGAATTGCCCTTGGTTGGATGGGGCGACAAGTATTATTAGGAATTTTAACTTTAGGGGATTTAGCCTTATTTTTTCAAGCGTTTAATCAAGGACAAAATATTGTTAAGTCCTTGTTAGGTAGTTTAGGACAAATTTATCGTAACAGCTTATTTATTGGCAATTTATTTGAGTTCTTACAAATCAAACCTGAAATTATCAATCCTCCAAACCCGATTCCTGCACCGTCAGCACTAAAACAAGATATTAAATTTCGGCAAGTTACTTTTCGCTATCCTGGCACTCAAGAGGCAGTATTAGACAACTTTAACTTGACGTTACCAGCGGGTAAAATTGTGGCGATCGTTGGTGATAACGGTGCAGGCAAAAGCACATTAATTAAGCTTCTATGCCGCTTTTATGATCCTAATTCTGGCAGCATTGAATTAGATGGCATAGATTTACGTGACTTTTCAGTTAAAGAACTGCGGCGATTAATTACTGTTTTGTTTCAATCGCCAATTCCTTACTACACTACAGCCAAAGAAAATATTGCCTTAGGTGATGTTGCAGCAGCATCAAATCAATTAGAAATTGAAGCCGCAGCTCAAGCATCTGGTATCCATGAAAAAATTTCACGTTTACCTTTAGGCTATAACACAATGTTAGGTAAGTTATTTCCAGAAGGGACTGATTTAAGTGGTGGACAATGGCAACGTCTAGCGCTAGCACGGGCATTTTTTAGACGCGCTCAAATTATTATTTTAGATGAACCAACCAGCGCTATGGACCCTTGGGCTGAACACGATTGGTTAGAGAGATTTCGCAGTTTAGCTAGTGGTAGAACTGCGATCGTAATCACCCATCGTTTTACACTGGCGATGCAGGCAGATATAATTCATGTGATGCGTGCTGGTCAGATTGTAGAATCTGGTAGTCATGATCAATTGCTAAATCTAGATGGTCTTTATGCCCAGTCTTGGCGAGATCAAATGGAGGCTGGCTCATCAACTACGGTTAAAAATAGTCTAATTTAG
- a CDS encoding J domain-containing protein yields the protein MSLRIDRGLFKYDFIDHHAILCVPVDADVKDIRKRYLQIARRLHPDSSAISTATEKQLASELLSKLVNPAYETLTGERTRTEYTIVLSQMGKRLVQESASVELNSDLSRQLAAAPNIDLLYKNAIAKIAATQYDSLQQSIQVIAQISELNLVYLMRSAGKVSTAPPTAKPTGNSGTSKSNTAAPPPAPVKEDSPSEQYIRRAQGLIDKNQFAQAKVELQDALKLEPKNSQCHSLIALVYLKQNQLKMAKIHFDNALKLDPNDQAALTWKPKIEKALGQQSSSSKVTSPPQTGTKQPDKSGGGGLFGGLFGGKKK from the coding sequence ATGTCTTTAAGAATAGATCGTGGATTGTTTAAATATGATTTCATAGACCATCACGCAATTTTATGTGTTCCTGTTGATGCGGATGTGAAAGATATACGTAAACGTTATTTGCAAATTGCCCGTCGCTTACACCCTGATAGTAGTGCGATTTCCACCGCTACAGAAAAACAGCTTGCTAGCGAATTGTTATCCAAGTTGGTTAACCCAGCTTATGAAACACTTACTGGAGAACGCACTCGCACAGAATATACTATAGTTTTGTCTCAGATGGGCAAGCGCCTAGTACAAGAATCTGCTTCAGTAGAACTGAACAGCGACTTGTCTAGACAGTTGGCTGCTGCTCCAAATATTGATCTTCTCTATAAAAATGCGATCGCTAAAATTGCCGCAACTCAATATGATTCATTGCAGCAATCAATCCAAGTCATTGCTCAAATTAGCGAATTAAATTTAGTGTATTTAATGCGGAGTGCTGGCAAAGTTTCCACAGCGCCGCCAACTGCTAAACCCACAGGTAATTCAGGTACGTCAAAGTCAAACACAGCTGCGCCACCACCAGCGCCAGTTAAAGAAGATTCTCCCTCAGAACAATATATCCGTCGCGCTCAAGGCTTAATTGACAAAAATCAATTTGCTCAAGCCAAAGTAGAACTGCAAGATGCTCTCAAGCTAGAACCTAAGAATAGCCAATGTCATAGCTTAATCGCCTTGGTATATTTGAAGCAAAATCAGCTGAAAATGGCAAAAATTCACTTTGATAATGCTCTCAAATTAGATCCTAATGACCAAGCAGCGTTGACATGGAAACCTAAAATAGAAAAGGCTTTGGGGCAACAATCTAGTAGCTCTAAAGTGACTTCACCTCCCCAAACTGGAACTAAACAACCAGATAAATCAGGAGGTGGGGGTTTGTTTGGTGGTTTGTTTGGTGGGAAGAAAAAATAA
- a CDS encoding PqqD family peptide modification chaperone, which yields MKFTEPDTRILDSSVVVADREQIFSDIGGEAVILHLKTGIYHGLNEIGARIWTLIQEPKSVKDIQSILLEEYEVEAERCDRDLIALLKDLLAAGLIEVKNETSA from the coding sequence ATGAAATTTACAGAACCAGATACTCGCATCTTAGACTCTTCGGTTGTAGTAGCAGATAGGGAACAAATCTTTTCAGATATCGGTGGTGAAGCAGTGATTCTTCATCTCAAGACTGGAATCTATCATGGACTTAACGAGATAGGCGCACGGATCTGGACTTTGATTCAAGAACCAAAGTCTGTAAAAGATATTCAAAGTATCCTCTTAGAAGAGTATGAAGTTGAAGCTGAACGTTGCGATCGCGACCTCATAGCTTTACTAAAAGACCTGCTAGCTGCTGGACTAATTGAGGTTAAAAATGAGACGAGTGCGTAA
- a CDS encoding GumC family protein gives MLKSEKYPHLLVNTKAAQFKESDEGGLNLGQVAAVLRRRILLIIGITGLVATAAVLKAETDPPVYQGTFDILTKPVTGESKVIADVPQAINSQDGVSTDSKNSIATTIAVLQSPRVLNPIIEKLQSKYPDLTYKSLLAGLSIQSTAKSSEIIEIQYIDEDQQQVIDVSKLLADAYLKYSLEERQSDVDQAISFVNQQRKPLDERVKYWQNQLRNLRWENSLIDPAQKSQELSEQIAAFRQQQITNRVDLEQLVARYNDLQKELAQQPGERAGNSLLTENVRYQNILTQIQETEIETRQRAAVLTDDNPLMETLRQRKAYLLPLLAEEEMRVQKDFQSRIQSLIARDKSLSDKIKNLNNEMRALATISRNHDNIQRELQIANNGLTQFTTKQQALQIEKAQKQQPWLLLDPKLATVNNPNPVSNSAKLNLALGSILGLLLGVGAALVVDKLSDIFYTAQELKDTTRLPLLGIVPLRKELEPVTETNLSREFQQPNRASFFEVFRSLYTNILLLGSDTPIRSLVISSPGQGDGKSTIAIQLAQAASAMGQRVLLVDANLRSPSLHNRVGLMNVQGLTDIISQDLDWHNVIERSPLEENLFVMTAGPIPPDSVRLLASQKMQDLMNELQGDFDLVIYDTPPLLGFADAYLLAANTNGIVLVAGLGKLKRTAMQQVLEEIQVSGTPLLGMIANKSKEGTPVSHHYYQQYYKQSVSAERVGSVVEVENNYSALRRMRRP, from the coding sequence ATGTTGAAGTCAGAGAAATACCCTCACCTATTGGTAAATACTAAAGCTGCTCAGTTCAAAGAAAGTGATGAGGGTGGGTTAAATCTGGGTCAAGTAGCAGCAGTTTTACGCCGCCGAATCTTGTTAATTATAGGTATCACAGGCTTAGTAGCAACGGCAGCAGTCTTGAAGGCAGAAACTGACCCCCCAGTATATCAAGGGACGTTTGACATTCTAACCAAGCCTGTAACCGGTGAAAGTAAGGTAATAGCTGATGTCCCTCAAGCTATTAATTCTCAAGATGGCGTAAGTACTGATTCTAAAAACTCAATTGCCACTACAATTGCAGTTTTACAAAGTCCGCGTGTCCTTAATCCCATTATTGAAAAGCTGCAATCTAAGTACCCAGATCTGACCTACAAATCACTTCTTGCTGGTTTAAGTATTCAGAGTACAGCAAAAAGTAGCGAGATCATAGAAATTCAATACATTGACGAAGACCAACAGCAAGTTATTGATGTTTCCAAATTACTGGCTGACGCGTATTTAAAGTATAGTCTAGAGGAGCGTCAATCAGACGTAGACCAAGCCATTAGTTTTGTTAATCAACAAAGAAAACCGCTAGATGAGCGGGTTAAATACTGGCAAAATCAATTGCGAAACTTGCGATGGGAAAATAGCTTAATTGATCCAGCACAGAAATCTCAAGAATTATCTGAGCAAATAGCTGCTTTTCGGCAACAGCAAATAACCAACCGTGTAGACTTAGAACAACTGGTAGCCAGATATAATGATTTGCAAAAAGAATTAGCGCAACAGCCAGGCGAAAGAGCTGGTAATTCTTTATTAACTGAAAATGTCCGCTACCAAAACATACTGACTCAAATTCAAGAAACGGAAATTGAAACTAGACAAAGGGCTGCTGTATTAACAGATGATAATCCATTAATGGAGACTTTAAGGCAAAGGAAAGCTTATTTACTTCCCTTGCTTGCTGAAGAAGAAATGCGTGTTCAAAAAGATTTTCAAAGCCGTATCCAATCTTTGATAGCACGTGATAAATCCCTGAGTGATAAGATCAAAAACCTCAATAATGAGATGAGGGCGTTAGCAACTATCAGCCGTAATCACGATAACATTCAACGAGAATTACAAATTGCTAACAACGGATTGACTCAATTTACAACTAAACAGCAAGCATTGCAAATAGAGAAGGCTCAAAAGCAACAGCCGTGGTTGTTACTTGATCCGAAACTAGCCACAGTCAATAATCCTAACCCCGTATCAAACAGCGCCAAACTCAACTTAGCATTGGGCAGCATTCTCGGTTTACTATTGGGTGTGGGAGCAGCTTTAGTAGTAGATAAACTCAGTGATATCTTCTACACTGCTCAAGAACTTAAAGATACTACCAGACTGCCATTACTAGGAATAGTTCCTTTAAGAAAAGAACTAGAGCCAGTAACTGAAACAAATTTATCAAGAGAGTTTCAACAGCCAAATCGGGCTTCCTTTTTCGAGGTTTTCCGTTCTCTTTACACCAACATTCTGCTTTTGGGTTCAGATACCCCAATTCGTTCTTTGGTAATCAGTTCTCCAGGACAAGGAGACGGGAAATCGACTATTGCCATACAGCTAGCACAAGCAGCTTCTGCAATGGGTCAACGAGTATTACTAGTTGATGCTAACCTACGTAGTCCTAGTCTACATAATCGAGTAGGGCTAATGAATGTTCAAGGGTTAACCGATATAATTTCCCAAGATTTAGATTGGCACAATGTGATTGAGCGATCGCCCTTAGAAGAAAATTTGTTTGTCATGACTGCGGGGCCAATTCCACCAGACTCAGTGAGGTTATTGGCATCTCAGAAAATGCAAGATTTAATGAATGAACTACAAGGCGATTTCGATTTAGTTATTTATGACACGCCACCACTTTTAGGATTTGCAGATGCCTATCTATTAGCTGCAAACACTAACGGTATCGTGTTAGTGGCTGGTTTAGGTAAGCTAAAACGCACTGCGATGCAACAAGTATTAGAAGAGATTCAGGTATCTGGCACTCCCTTGTTAGGAATGATAGCTAATAAGTCTAAAGAGGGTACACCCGTGTCTCATCACTACTATCAGCAATATTATAAGCAGAGCGTCAGTGCTGAAAGAGTAGGTTCAGTTGTAGAGGTAGAAAATAATTATTCTGCTTTAAGAAGAATGAGACGGCCTTAA
- a CDS encoding lasso peptide biosynthesis B2 protein, producing MRRVRNFLRLSAGDRYFLIKTLVLLVAIRLGLSLLRFNTLLRLLTKISQPSQRSLSTSKVTVGKIVWAVNTATRYVPGVKCLARALTTQVLMNQHGQSPQLRIGVAKGETGKLEAHAWIEYQGWVVMGNLQDLARYMPLPSLKEVKL from the coding sequence ATGAGACGAGTGCGTAATTTCCTGCGTTTGAGTGCAGGCGATCGCTATTTTTTAATCAAGACCTTAGTTTTACTGGTAGCTATTAGACTAGGGCTGTCTTTGTTACGGTTTAACACTCTGCTGAGACTTTTAACAAAAATTAGCCAACCGAGTCAGCGTTCGCTCTCTACTAGCAAAGTCACTGTCGGTAAAATTGTCTGGGCTGTTAATACTGCAACTCGTTATGTACCCGGTGTCAAATGTCTGGCGCGTGCGTTGACAACTCAAGTTTTGATGAATCAGCACGGGCAATCTCCCCAACTGCGGATTGGTGTTGCCAAAGGAGAAACCGGAAAGCTAGAAGCCCATGCCTGGATCGAATATCAAGGCTGGGTTGTTATGGGTAATCTCCAAGACCTTGCCCGCTATATGCCACTACCATCCCTTAAGGAAGTGAAACTATGA
- a CDS encoding SpoIID/LytB domain-containing protein: MKFQLYLGSLFSQIKVRHWWIGIFFWIALVAPAQASVILRVAIERGVNQVKVGSSTTAVVKDSTGRALGQLPGMSSFYAQAIPGGVALDKWQSGLFWIEPTGKGFVYIGDRWYRGRTLVVPTEKGLTAVNWVDMEEYLYSVLGGEMNASWPQEALKAQAIAARTYALYEREKQRNNPLYDLGASPDRWQIYKGVNSESPGTYAAVDGTANQVLTYKNKIILSVFHACSGGHTENVEDVWGNTLPYLRAVQDYDQNVSECNWVKTFSPSEISAQISGVGNVKQMIPESYSPFRSVKVLKIVGDKGTKVLQGEQVRTALKLKSTRFNVAKGGDGGFVLQGLGYGHGLGMSQWGAYNLARQGANHLQILGHYYQGVALTPIQTK, translated from the coding sequence ATGAAATTCCAACTGTACTTAGGCTCTTTATTTTCCCAGATTAAAGTACGTCATTGGTGGATAGGTATATTCTTTTGGATAGCTTTGGTCGCTCCAGCTCAAGCATCTGTAATTCTGCGTGTGGCAATTGAGAGGGGAGTTAATCAAGTAAAAGTTGGCAGTTCTACAACTGCGGTTGTTAAGGATAGTACCGGACGGGCTCTCGGACAATTGCCAGGGATGAGTTCATTTTATGCCCAAGCAATTCCGGGCGGAGTTGCTTTAGATAAGTGGCAGTCTGGTTTATTCTGGATTGAGCCAACAGGTAAAGGATTCGTTTATATTGGCGATCGCTGGTATCGCGGTAGAACTTTAGTTGTTCCTACCGAAAAAGGTTTAACCGCCGTGAATTGGGTTGATATGGAAGAATATCTCTACAGTGTCCTTGGTGGGGAAATGAATGCCAGTTGGCCTCAAGAAGCCCTGAAAGCTCAGGCGATCGCAGCCCGTACTTATGCCCTTTATGAACGGGAAAAACAGCGCAATAATCCCCTTTATGATTTAGGTGCTAGCCCCGACCGCTGGCAAATTTACAAAGGTGTAAACAGCGAATCTCCTGGTACTTATGCCGCAGTTGATGGTACAGCAAACCAGGTATTAACTTACAAAAACAAAATTATTCTCTCAGTTTTCCATGCTTGTTCTGGTGGACACACCGAAAATGTAGAAGATGTGTGGGGAAATACCTTACCTTACCTGCGGGCTGTTCAAGACTACGATCAAAATGTCAGCGAGTGTAATTGGGTAAAGACCTTCTCGCCATCTGAAATCAGCGCCCAAATTTCCGGTGTCGGTAATGTCAAACAAATGATTCCAGAAAGCTACTCTCCTTTCCGCAGTGTTAAAGTCTTAAAAATCGTCGGCGACAAAGGTACTAAAGTACTACAGGGCGAACAAGTACGCACTGCGCTCAAACTTAAAAGTACCCGCTTTAACGTCGCCAAGGGCGGAGATGGCGGTTTTGTACTGCAAGGACTTGGCTATGGTCATGGTTTAGGTATGAGTCAATGGGGGGCTTACAATTTGGCTCGTCAAGGAGCAAACCACTTACAAATTTTAGGACATTATTACCAAGGCGTAGCCCTGACACCGATTCAAACGAAGTAG
- a CDS encoding lasso peptide isopeptide bond-forming cyclase yields MSGIMGIRHLNSHPVNHQYLEKMVEILAHRGPDHADIWVEESVGLGHRMLWTTPESLIEKLPLVNLTGNLVITADARIDNREQLMTLLTLPERSIEKITDSEFILAAYEKWGESCPEYLLGDFAFAIWDQHQQSLFCARDHLGIKPFYYYYQPNQIFLFASEIKALFCVPNVPRRLNEVRIADYLTLTMSDKAITTYRDIWRLPPAHSLVVNQSGVHIWSYWSLNAQKELQLESNAAYAAEFRKIFTEAVNCRLRSAFAIATHLSGGLDSSAVTCVARNLLAKDGKTSLHTISTIFDKITECDERPFINAVLDQGGFIPHYVHGEQFSPLADLDKIFQYEDEALLGPSHFYPWNLNRISQEMGLRICLDGFDGDTTVGHGTTRLTELIHQGKWKTFAQEVKALSPHHHVSPAAVLQSYGLPYLRDLAKQWRWIAFAQGVQQIHQHFGVSRKLLLIHHGIKPLLKSVLQLWRRRQDKSPNLINPDFAERIRLNERMQILADSSEPPLTVKQDQWLSLTQGLLTYTLEQMDQYAAMFSLEARHPFMDKRLIEFCLALPSEQKLYQGWGRMVMRRALEGILPQEVQWRGGKTDLTANFIDGLLKRDRHILDQMMSNRLGNIEKFIDIDFLRSAYKRLISAGNQVSDADSMAIWQAVTLALWLDYKQVML; encoded by the coding sequence ATGAGTGGCATCATGGGCATTCGTCATCTCAACAGTCATCCTGTCAATCATCAATACCTAGAAAAGATGGTTGAGATACTTGCCCATCGCGGCCCTGATCATGCAGATATCTGGGTTGAGGAATCTGTAGGTTTGGGTCATCGGATGCTGTGGACAACCCCTGAATCTTTAATAGAAAAACTACCCTTAGTGAATCTAACAGGGAATCTTGTGATTACTGCGGATGCTCGTATTGATAATCGTGAGCAATTAATGACATTATTAACACTACCTGAGCGTTCGATAGAAAAAATTACAGATAGCGAATTTATCTTAGCTGCTTATGAAAAATGGGGCGAATCTTGCCCAGAGTATCTCTTAGGTGACTTTGCCTTTGCTATTTGGGATCAACATCAACAATCTCTATTCTGTGCCAGAGATCATTTGGGAATTAAGCCTTTTTATTATTATTACCAACCCAATCAAATTTTTTTATTCGCTTCAGAAATTAAAGCCCTCTTTTGTGTACCAAATGTACCACGGCGATTAAACGAAGTCAGAATTGCTGACTATTTGACATTAACGATGTCAGACAAAGCCATCACTACTTACCGAGATATTTGGCGACTGCCTCCGGCTCACAGTCTGGTTGTCAATCAATCAGGCGTACATATATGGTCATATTGGTCACTTAATGCTCAAAAAGAACTACAGTTAGAGTCAAATGCAGCTTATGCAGCAGAATTTCGCAAGATATTTACAGAGGCTGTTAATTGTCGCTTACGTAGCGCCTTTGCGATCGCAACTCATTTAAGCGGCGGATTAGATTCTTCTGCTGTTACTTGTGTAGCCAGGAATTTACTAGCCAAAGATGGAAAAACTTCACTACACACAATCTCAACTATTTTTGACAAAATTACCGAATGTGACGAGCGTCCCTTTATTAATGCAGTTCTTGACCAAGGCGGATTCATTCCCCACTATGTTCATGGTGAGCAATTTAGTCCTTTAGCTGACCTAGATAAAATATTTCAGTACGAAGATGAAGCTTTACTAGGCCCTAGTCATTTTTATCCTTGGAACTTAAACCGGATTTCTCAAGAAATGGGACTGCGGATTTGCCTTGATGGGTTTGATGGCGATACCACTGTTGGCCACGGCACAACTAGATTAACTGAACTGATACATCAAGGAAAGTGGAAAACCTTTGCTCAAGAAGTCAAAGCTTTATCACCCCACCATCATGTCTCGCCCGCCGCTGTATTGCAAAGTTATGGTTTGCCATATCTGCGGGATTTAGCAAAACAATGGCGGTGGATAGCGTTTGCTCAAGGAGTACAGCAGATTCATCAGCATTTCGGCGTTTCCCGTAAATTATTGCTAATCCATCACGGAATCAAGCCTCTTTTAAAATCTGTATTGCAACTTTGGCGGCGCAGACAAGACAAATCTCCCAATCTCATTAATCCTGACTTTGCAGAGCGCATTCGTTTAAATGAGCGTATGCAGATATTAGCAGATTCCAGCGAACCACCTTTGACAGTAAAACAGGATCAGTGGCTGAGTCTCACCCAAGGGTTATTAACCTATACCTTAGAGCAGATGGATCAATATGCTGCGATGTTTTCTTTAGAAGCTCGTCATCCCTTTATGGATAAGCGATTAATAGAATTTTGTTTAGCATTACCATCTGAACAAAAACTCTACCAGGGCTGGGGTCGAATGGTGATGCGTCGGGCTTTAGAAGGTATTTTACCTCAAGAGGTGCAATGGCGGGGGGGGAAAACTGATTTAACAGCAAATTTTATAGATGGATTGTTGAAACGCGATCGCCATATCTTAGATCAAATGATGTCAAATCGATTAGGAAACATCGAAAAGTTCATAGATATAGATTTTCTACGTTCGGCTTATAAGCGGTTGATATCAGCCGGTAATCAAGTTAGCGATGCAGATAGCATGGCTATTTGGCAAGCAGTTACCTTAGCTTTGTGGCTCGACTACAAGCAAGTGATGCTATAA
- a CDS encoding lasso peptide has product MKKPYSTPSLTTHGNVEEITQLFGKADKNDFLFFSGSSSPATNPATGQPATGDGSIDFYK; this is encoded by the coding sequence ATGAAAAAACCATACAGCACACCCTCTTTAACAACTCATGGCAATGTTGAAGAAATTACCCAGCTGTTTGGCAAAGCCGATAAAAACGATTTCTTGTTCTTTAGTGGTAGTTCTAGTCCTGCAACCAACCCTGCGACTGGACAGCCAGCTACTGGTGACGGTTCTATCGACTTCTACAAATAA